A genomic window from Massilia sp. METH4 includes:
- a CDS encoding cobalt-precorrin-5B (C(1))-methyltransferase gives MKDKAAERGTRTGFTTGACTAAAARAAVLGLVTGRVPEQVEALLPNGSRVVFTVHDGRCGDGRAHAMVIKFAGDDPDCTDGAHLTVDLRLLPGEAGAVTYMAGDGVGTVTMKGLGLEVGGPAINPVPRTNIADNLREAAPALLAAHGVEVTVSVPDGQTMAKKTTNARLGILGGISILGTTGIVKPYSTAAWRASVVQGVQVAATAGHGLVALTTGGRTETFAMATLRGERPELPSASFVQMGDFLRYALDEAVAQGIGLVVLAVMVGKLTKIAQGETITHANRSEVDTDLVAEIGRRIGASAEDCAAMAAAETARFGAELMVERGLGDAFHRALAQAAIDTLTAPDRYGHAFQLRVLVCDFAGQLVADVWSDPALPRERPASAGRTGVAHIADT, from the coding sequence GTGAAAGACAAGGCCGCGGAACGGGGCACGCGCACGGGATTCACCACCGGGGCATGTACCGCCGCGGCCGCGCGCGCCGCCGTGCTCGGCCTGGTGACTGGCCGCGTTCCCGAACAGGTGGAAGCGCTGCTGCCCAACGGCAGCCGCGTCGTCTTCACCGTGCACGACGGACGTTGCGGCGACGGCCGCGCCCATGCGATGGTAATCAAGTTCGCCGGCGACGATCCGGATTGCACCGATGGCGCCCATCTCACCGTCGACCTGCGGCTGCTGCCCGGCGAGGCCGGCGCCGTCACCTACATGGCGGGCGACGGCGTGGGCACCGTCACGATGAAGGGCCTGGGCCTGGAAGTGGGCGGTCCCGCGATCAATCCGGTGCCGCGCACGAATATCGCCGACAACCTGCGCGAGGCGGCACCCGCGCTGCTGGCCGCGCACGGCGTCGAAGTCACGGTCAGCGTGCCGGACGGGCAAACGATGGCGAAGAAGACGACCAATGCGCGGCTGGGCATCCTGGGCGGCATCAGCATCCTGGGTACCACCGGCATCGTCAAGCCTTATTCGACGGCCGCCTGGCGCGCCAGCGTCGTGCAGGGCGTGCAGGTGGCGGCCACCGCCGGCCATGGGCTGGTGGCGCTGACCACCGGCGGCCGCACCGAAACGTTCGCCATGGCGACCCTGCGCGGCGAGCGCCCCGAACTGCCGTCGGCCTCCTTCGTGCAGATGGGCGATTTCCTGCGCTACGCCCTTGATGAGGCGGTCGCGCAGGGCATCGGCCTCGTGGTGCTGGCCGTCATGGTCGGCAAGCTCACCAAGATCGCCCAGGGCGAGACGATCACCCATGCGAACCGCAGCGAAGTCGATACCGACCTGGTGGCCGAGATCGGCCGGCGCATCGGTGCCAGCGCGGAGGATTGCGCTGCCATGGCCGCTGCCGAGACGGCGCGCTTCGGCGCCGAGCTGATGGTCGAGCGCGGCCTCGGCGACGCCTTCCACCGCGCGCTGGCGCAGGCGGCCATCGATACCCTGACCGCGCCGGACCGCTATGGCCACGCTTTTCAATTGCGCGTGCTGGTCTGCGATTTCGCCGGCCAGCTGGTGGCCGACGTCTGGTCCGACCCGGCGCTGCCCCGCGAACGCCCGGCCAGTGCCGGCCGCACCGGCGTGGCCCACATCGCCGACACCTGA
- a CDS encoding precorrin-8X methylmutase, which produces MSTVNTVTEQLTRAGQVIEHDSFAIIDAEAGEHAYTAAQWPIVRRMIHANADFDFNGLTHFHPDAVEAGIRAMLAGGTPVVADVEMICSGLSRPRLAHFGMHTYQFISDADVIDAARREDTTRAVQAMRKAHRLGLMDRAIVGIGNAPTALIELVRLIREEGVRPALVVGMPVGFVSAAESKDLMAEVNEVPWIVILGRKGGSTLVVAALHALLALAEARQKSQELA; this is translated from the coding sequence ATGAGCACGGTGAACACCGTCACCGAGCAGCTCACGCGTGCCGGCCAGGTCATCGAGCACGACAGCTTCGCCATCATCGACGCGGAGGCGGGCGAGCATGCGTACACGGCCGCCCAGTGGCCCATCGTGCGCCGCATGATCCATGCGAACGCCGACTTCGACTTCAACGGCTTGACCCACTTTCATCCGGACGCGGTGGAGGCGGGCATCCGCGCCATGCTGGCCGGCGGCACGCCCGTGGTGGCCGATGTCGAGATGATCTGCTCGGGCCTGTCCCGCCCGCGCCTGGCGCACTTCGGCATGCACACGTACCAGTTCATCAGCGATGCCGACGTGATCGACGCGGCCAGGCGGGAAGACACCACGCGAGCGGTGCAGGCGATGCGCAAGGCGCACCGCCTGGGCCTGATGGACCGCGCGATCGTCGGCATCGGCAACGCGCCCACGGCGCTCATCGAACTGGTGCGGCTGATCCGCGAGGAGGGCGTGCGGCCGGCCCTGGTCGTCGGCATGCCGGTCGGCTTCGTATCCGCGGCCGAGTCGAAGGATCTCATGGCCGAGGTCAATGAGGTGCCGTGGATCGTCATCCTCGGCCGGAAGGGCGGGTCCACGCTCGTGGTCGCGGCGCTGCACGCGCTGCTGGCACTGGCCGAGGCGCGGCAGAAGTCGCAGGAGCTGGCGTGA
- a CDS encoding sirohydrochlorin chelatase, which yields MNAPIPIQPATSPADDIILIVGHGSREESGNREIREFADQWRVRQPGWRIELCFIEFAPPELNAALLAAARQARRVLVVPLVLNAAGHVKMEIPEAIEGARAACPQAEILLAPHLGASDPVLAVLKRRLRGAMKALDMPDPTTTGVVLLGRGSSDRAANGEMAKMARWLLEEGDHELVDLAFTGITWPRLEKAVQRQVLLGMRQVVVLPYYLYTGTLMQRIHRQVEHLRAQYPQVRFACTEHFGFEPEIFALMEQRVADLRAGRPDSRLPCDGCSYREIAHDLGHGHSHAHTHEHHHDHAHAHDHDHNHDHNHAHAHAHAHAHGHAEVPA from the coding sequence ATGAACGCACCCATCCCGATCCAGCCGGCCACGAGCCCGGCGGACGACATCATCCTCATCGTGGGCCACGGCTCGCGCGAGGAATCGGGCAACCGCGAGATCCGCGAGTTCGCCGACCAGTGGCGTGTCCGCCAGCCGGGCTGGCGCATCGAGCTGTGCTTCATCGAATTCGCGCCGCCCGAGCTGAACGCCGCGCTGCTGGCCGCCGCCCGCCAGGCGCGCCGCGTGCTGGTCGTGCCCCTGGTCCTGAACGCCGCCGGCCATGTGAAGATGGAAATCCCCGAGGCGATCGAAGGCGCGCGCGCTGCCTGCCCGCAGGCCGAAATCCTGCTCGCGCCGCACCTGGGCGCCAGCGACCCGGTGCTGGCCGTGCTGAAGCGGCGCCTGCGCGGCGCCATGAAGGCGCTGGACATGCCCGACCCCACCACGACCGGCGTCGTGCTGCTGGGCCGTGGCTCCTCGGACCGCGCGGCGAACGGCGAGATGGCGAAGATGGCGCGCTGGCTGCTGGAAGAGGGCGACCATGAACTGGTCGACCTGGCGTTCACCGGCATCACCTGGCCACGGCTGGAAAAGGCCGTGCAGCGGCAGGTGCTGCTGGGCATGCGGCAGGTCGTCGTGCTGCCGTATTACCTGTACACGGGCACCCTGATGCAGCGCATCCACCGGCAGGTGGAGCACCTGCGCGCGCAATATCCCCAGGTGCGCTTCGCCTGCACCGAGCATTTCGGCTTCGAACCGGAAATCTTCGCGCTGATGGAACAGCGCGTGGCGGACCTGCGCGCGGGCCGGCCGGACAGCCGCCTGCCGTGCGACGGTTGCAGCTACCGCGAGATCGCCCACGACCTCGGCCACGGCCACTCGCATGCGCACACGCACGAGCATCACCACGATCACGCTCACGCTCACGACCACGATCACAATCACGACCACAATCACGCTCACGCTCACGCTCACGCTCACGCTCACGGGCACGCGGAGGTGCCGGCATGA
- the cobM gene encoding precorrin-4 C(11)-methyltransferase, whose protein sequence is MTNAESGNNMGKVWFVGAGPGDPELITVKGRRLLAEAGAVLFAGSLVDRAVTLYAPPGCAIRDSKDMTLEEMTAWLVEQAARHGTVVRLQTGDPGLYGALIELARPLAAAGIGWAVVPGVSSAMASMAAAGESLTLPEVTQSVIFTRVEGRTPMPEGEDLASLAAHRTTLCIFLSITLLHKVETALRAAGWPEDAPMLVVHKASWPGEEKILRGTLADIKARCRAAGVASQAMIVASPTLGALHWETLARSKLYDPTFTHRFRKASA, encoded by the coding sequence ATGACGAACGCCGAATCGGGCAACAACATGGGCAAGGTCTGGTTCGTGGGCGCCGGCCCCGGCGACCCCGAACTCATCACGGTCAAGGGCCGCCGGCTGCTGGCGGAGGCGGGCGCCGTGCTGTTTGCCGGCTCGCTGGTCGACCGCGCGGTCACCCTGTACGCGCCGCCCGGCTGCGCGATCCGTGACTCGAAGGACATGACGCTGGAAGAAATGACGGCCTGGCTGGTCGAGCAGGCGGCCAGGCACGGCACCGTGGTGCGCCTGCAGACGGGCGACCCCGGCCTGTATGGCGCGCTGATCGAGCTGGCGCGGCCGCTGGCCGCCGCCGGCATCGGCTGGGCGGTGGTGCCGGGCGTGTCGTCGGCGATGGCGTCCATGGCCGCGGCTGGCGAATCGCTCACGCTGCCCGAGGTGACGCAGAGCGTGATCTTCACCCGCGTGGAAGGGCGCACGCCGATGCCGGAGGGCGAAGACCTGGCCAGCCTGGCGGCGCACCGCACCACGCTGTGCATCTTCCTGTCGATCACGCTGCTGCACAAGGTCGAGACGGCGCTGCGCGCGGCCGGCTGGCCGGAGGACGCGCCGATGCTGGTGGTGCACAAGGCCAGCTGGCCCGGCGAGGAAAAGATCCTGCGCGGCACGCTGGCCGACATCAAGGCGCGCTGCCGCGCCGCCGGCGTCGCCAGCCAGGCCATGATCGTGGCCAGCCCCACGCTGGGCGCGCTGCACTGGGAAACGCTGGCCCGCTCGAAACTGTACGACCCCACCTTCACCCATCGATTCAGAAAGGCAAGCGCATGA
- a CDS encoding ABC transporter ATP-binding protein — MSGVPILALAGVDHVYPGGGGLRECSLAFARGRRHALLGANGAGKSTVLRHLNGLLRPTAGELRLDGRAVAHDRAGLAALRRRVGLVFQDPDRQLFAAHVGEDVSFGPLNLGLDEATVRARVEAALDAVGMREHADRAVHHLSFGQKKRVCIAGVLAMEPGVLLLDEPMAGLDAAMQAGLAALLDRLAAREVTVVLSTHDVDFAFGWADEIHLLAGGRCIVSGAAAELAARADLLEAAGHRPPLAAALHAELAARGLLAAHPLSRTVPALLAALRAPQGPTTRGATTQGATRQGATTQGAATQGPNTQGVTTT; from the coding sequence GTGAGCGGGGTTCCGATCCTCGCGCTGGCTGGCGTCGACCATGTCTACCCGGGTGGCGGCGGGCTGCGCGAATGCAGCCTGGCCTTCGCGCGCGGCCGCCGGCATGCACTGCTGGGCGCCAACGGCGCGGGGAAATCCACCGTGTTGCGGCACCTGAACGGCCTGCTGCGGCCGACCGCCGGCGAGTTGCGCCTGGATGGCAGGGCCGTCGCCCACGATCGCGCCGGGCTGGCCGCGCTGCGCCGCCGGGTCGGCCTCGTGTTCCAGGACCCCGACCGCCAGCTGTTCGCCGCCCATGTCGGGGAAGACGTGTCGTTCGGCCCCCTCAACCTGGGCCTGGACGAGGCCACGGTGCGCGCCCGCGTGGAGGCGGCGCTCGACGCGGTCGGCATGCGCGAACACGCCGACCGTGCCGTGCACCACCTGAGTTTCGGCCAGAAGAAGCGCGTGTGCATCGCCGGCGTGCTGGCGATGGAGCCGGGCGTGCTGCTGCTGGATGAGCCGATGGCCGGGCTGGACGCGGCCATGCAGGCTGGCCTGGCCGCGCTGCTCGACCGGCTGGCGGCGCGCGAGGTGACGGTGGTGCTGTCCACCCACGACGTCGATTTTGCTTTCGGCTGGGCCGACGAGATCCACCTGCTGGCCGGGGGCCGCTGCATCGTCTCCGGCGCCGCGGCGGAGCTGGCCGCGCGTGCCGACCTGCTCGAAGCGGCCGGCCACCGCCCACCGCTGGCGGCCGCCTTGCACGCCGAACTGGCGGCGCGTGGCCTGCTTGCCGCCCACCCGCTGTCCAGGACCGTGCCGGCGCTGCTTGCGGCACTGCGCGCACCGCAGGGACCAACTACGCGGGGAGCAACGACGCAGGGAGCAACGAGGCAGGGAGCAACCACGCAGGGAGCAGCTACGCAAGGACCAAATACGCAAGGAGTAACAACGACATGA
- the cbiQ gene encoding cobalt ECF transporter T component CbiQ, with product MAMRIEMAAYASRWRAVAPSAKALFALAAIVAAGLARTPVVLAMLVAVPVLAALLGARIPPRAFLAAAAAPLGFLVLACATTPLGPDAHGRWQWNAAMLPAVGHVALRSLAALAASLGFVMATPLPDLLALLRRLHTPELLLDLMALCYRMLFVLRQAWSEGVAAQAARLGHHGWRQAWRSTAMLAGHMAQQSWQRAAALQAAADSRSYTGTLRFLPAAFPHERRQNALALLAGAAMVALALGDRW from the coding sequence ATGGCGATGCGGATTGAAATGGCGGCCTACGCCAGCCGTTGGCGCGCTGTCGCGCCGTCGGCCAAGGCACTGTTCGCGCTGGCCGCCATCGTCGCTGCCGGGCTGGCGCGCACGCCGGTAGTGCTGGCCATGCTGGTCGCGGTGCCTGTCCTCGCCGCGCTGCTGGGTGCGCGCATACCGCCGCGCGCATTCCTCGCCGCGGCGGCGGCGCCGCTCGGCTTCCTCGTGCTCGCCTGCGCCACGACGCCGCTCGGCCCCGATGCCCATGGCCGCTGGCAGTGGAACGCCGCCATGCTGCCGGCGGTCGGCCACGTGGCGCTGCGTTCGCTGGCCGCGCTGGCGGCCTCCCTCGGCTTCGTCATGGCCACGCCGCTGCCGGACCTGCTGGCACTGCTGCGCCGCCTGCACACCCCCGAACTGCTGCTCGACCTGATGGCGCTGTGCTACCGCATGCTGTTCGTGCTGCGCCAGGCCTGGAGCGAGGGCGTGGCCGCGCAAGCCGCACGGCTGGGTCACCACGGCTGGCGCCAGGCCTGGCGCTCGACAGCGATGCTGGCGGGCCACATGGCGCAGCAGTCGTGGCAGCGCGCGGCGGCGCTGCAGGCGGCGGCGGACTCCCGCTCGTACACGGGCACGCTGCGTTTCCTGCCGGCCGCGTTCCCCCATGAGCGCCGCCAGAACGCGCTGGCCCTGCTGGCGGGCGCCGCGATGGTCGCGCTGGCCTTGGGAGACCGCTGGTGA
- a CDS encoding energy-coupling factor ABC transporter substrate-binding protein, translating to MKARTAVLWLAIVLLTVLPLWLAGGAAFGGADDLARQAVGALAPGYEPWFAPVFEPASGEIASLLFALQAALGAGVIGYWLGLSVGRERAGAQRRIDVGSDVGSDVDGDAD from the coding sequence ATGAAAGCGCGCACCGCGGTGCTGTGGCTGGCGATCGTGCTGCTGACGGTGCTGCCACTGTGGCTGGCCGGCGGCGCCGCGTTCGGCGGTGCCGACGACCTGGCGCGCCAGGCGGTCGGCGCGCTGGCGCCCGGCTACGAGCCGTGGTTCGCGCCCGTGTTCGAGCCGGCCAGCGGCGAGATCGCCTCGCTGCTGTTCGCCCTGCAGGCCGCGCTGGGCGCGGGCGTGATCGGCTACTGGCTCGGGCTGTCGGTGGGCCGCGAGCGCGCCGGCGCGCAGCGGCGGATCGATGTTGGTAGCGATGTTGGTAGCGATGTGGATGGCGATGCGGATTGA
- a CDS encoding energy-coupling factor ABC transporter permease — protein sequence MHIMEGFLPPAHALGWTAVSATFLAWGLRAMARDLRAYPQRRMLFGVAAAFAFLLSALKLPSVTGSCSHPTGVGLGALLFGPAAMVPVGFVVLLFQALLLAHGGLTTLGANVFSMAVVGPFAAYAVFRVAATLGLSRSIAVFAAACLGDLATYATTSLQLAWAFPDPVGGIGASLARFAGIFALTQVPIAISEGLLTVLVVNAIARFEGDELRAAPVFAHGTKEAA from the coding sequence ATGCACATCATGGAAGGATTCCTGCCGCCCGCGCACGCGCTGGGCTGGACGGCGGTTTCCGCGACTTTCCTGGCCTGGGGCCTGCGCGCGATGGCGCGCGACCTGCGCGCTTACCCGCAGCGCCGCATGCTGTTCGGCGTGGCCGCCGCCTTTGCCTTCCTGCTGTCCGCGCTCAAGCTGCCATCGGTCACGGGCAGCTGTTCGCACCCCACCGGCGTGGGGCTGGGCGCGCTGCTGTTCGGGCCCGCCGCGATGGTGCCGGTCGGCTTCGTGGTGCTGCTGTTCCAGGCGCTGTTGCTGGCCCATGGCGGCTTGACGACGCTGGGCGCCAACGTATTTTCGATGGCCGTCGTCGGCCCCTTCGCGGCGTATGCCGTGTTCCGCGTGGCCGCCACCCTGGGCCTGTCGCGCTCGATCGCCGTGTTCGCGGCGGCTTGCCTGGGCGACCTCGCCACCTATGCCACCACGTCGCTGCAACTGGCGTGGGCTTTTCCCGATCCGGTCGGCGGCATCGGCGCGTCGTTGGCGCGCTTTGCCGGCATCTTCGCGCTGACACAGGTGCCGATCGCCATCAGCGAAGGCTTGCTGACGGTGCTCGTGGTGAACGCGATCGCCCGCTTCGAAGGCGATGAGCTGCGTGCCGCGCCGGTGTTCGCGCATGGTACGAAGGAGGCCGCATGA
- a CDS encoding MFS transporter produces the protein MQAHETAAAPIGTASPASRSLTRQDYKTLSLAALGGALEFYDFIIFVFFATTIGALFFPPAMPDWLRLFQTFGIFAAGYIVRPLGGMVMAHFGDLLGRKKMFNLSILLMALPTLAIGLLPTYAAAGLAAPLLLLLMRVLQGAAVGGEVPGAWVFVSEHVPERRIGFACGTLTAGLTCGILLGSLMATAINSAFTPEQVTQFAWRIPFLLGGVFGLGAMFLRRWLHETPVFTELQRRKALAAELPLKAVLRGHRRAVAVSMLLTWMLSAGIVVVILMTPALLQKVYGFDAPTALSANTVATLCLALGCVVAGALADRLGARRVLLGGAALLAACTYAFYTTLRASPELLLPLYALLGFAVGVVGAVPAVMVRAFPAAVRFSGLSFSYNLSYAVFGGLTPVMVTLLLKTQPLAPAWYVMMLCAVGATTALFIEDPPRAG, from the coding sequence ATGCAAGCACATGAAACGGCCGCCGCGCCAATCGGCACCGCAAGCCCGGCCAGCCGCTCACTGACACGCCAGGACTACAAGACCCTGTCCCTGGCCGCCCTGGGCGGCGCGCTGGAATTCTACGATTTCATCATCTTCGTCTTCTTCGCCACCACCATCGGCGCGCTGTTCTTCCCGCCCGCCATGCCGGACTGGCTGCGGCTGTTCCAGACCTTCGGCATCTTCGCCGCCGGCTACATCGTGCGCCCGCTGGGCGGCATGGTCATGGCGCACTTCGGCGACCTGCTGGGCCGCAAGAAGATGTTCAACCTGTCGATCCTGCTGATGGCCCTGCCCACGCTGGCCATCGGCCTGCTGCCCACCTATGCCGCCGCCGGCCTGGCCGCGCCGCTGCTGCTCCTCCTGATGCGCGTGCTGCAGGGCGCGGCCGTGGGCGGTGAGGTGCCCGGCGCCTGGGTATTCGTCTCCGAGCACGTGCCGGAACGGCGCATCGGCTTCGCCTGCGGCACGCTGACCGCGGGCCTCACGTGTGGCATCCTGCTCGGCTCCCTGATGGCCACCGCCATCAACAGCGCCTTCACGCCCGAGCAGGTAACGCAGTTCGCCTGGCGCATCCCCTTCCTGCTGGGCGGCGTGTTCGGCCTGGGCGCGATGTTCCTGCGCCGCTGGCTGCATGAGACGCCCGTGTTCACGGAGCTGCAGCGGCGCAAGGCGCTGGCCGCCGAGCTGCCGTTGAAAGCCGTGCTGCGCGGCCACCGCCGCGCCGTGGCGGTCTCGATGCTGCTGACGTGGATGCTCTCGGCCGGCATCGTGGTCGTGATCCTGATGACCCCTGCCCTGCTGCAGAAGGTCTACGGCTTCGACGCGCCCACCGCGCTGTCCGCCAACACGGTGGCCACGCTGTGCCTGGCGCTGGGCTGCGTGGTGGCCGGCGCGCTGGCGGACCGGCTGGGTGCGCGCCGCGTGCTGCTCGGCGGCGCGGCGCTGCTGGCCGCCTGCACCTACGCGTTCTACACCACGCTGCGCGCCAGCCCCGAACTGCTGCTGCCGCTGTATGCGCTGCTGGGCTTTGCCGTCGGCGTGGTCGGCGCCGTGCCGGCCGTGATGGTGCGCGCCTTCCCGGCCGCCGTGCGGTTTTCCGGCCTGTCGTTCTCGTACAACCTGTCGTACGCCGTCTTCGGCGGCCTTACGCCCGTGATGGTCACGCTGCTGCTGAAGACGCAGCCGCTGGCGCCGGCGTGGTACGTGATGATGCTGTGCGCCGTGGGCGCGACGACGGCGCTGTTCATCGAGGACCCGCCGCGCGCGGGCTGA
- the lldD gene encoding FMN-dependent L-lactate dehydrogenase LldD — protein sequence MIISSATDFREAARRRLPPFLFHYLDGGAGAEQTLAANVADLQQVKLRQRVLKGSEELDLSTEWFGKRYGLPIALAPVGLTGMYARRGEVQAARAACKRHIPFIQSTVSVCPLAEVAAAADKPIWFQLYVLKDRAFMRDVLQRAKALGASTLVFTVDMPVPGARYRDAHSGMSGPNGPLRRMLQAITHPRWAWDVGLFGRPHDLGNISAYRGNPTGLADYIGWLGANFDPAIGWQDLQWIRDEWEGPMIIKGILEPDDARDALAFGADGVVVSNHGGRQLDGALSTARALPAIAEAVKGKMTIFADGGARTGTDVFRLLALGADGVLLGRAFVYALAVQGEAGIAKLLAIMEKDIRTNMVLTGVKSLREVGPHLLAR from the coding sequence ATGATCATCTCTTCAGCAACCGATTTCCGCGAGGCGGCGCGCCGCCGCCTGCCGCCCTTCCTGTTCCACTACCTCGATGGCGGCGCCGGCGCCGAGCAGACGCTGGCGGCCAACGTGGCCGACCTCCAGCAGGTGAAATTGCGCCAGCGCGTGCTGAAGGGTTCCGAGGAGCTCGACCTGTCCACGGAATGGTTCGGCAAGCGCTATGGGCTGCCGATCGCCCTCGCCCCGGTGGGCTTGACCGGCATGTATGCGCGGCGCGGCGAGGTGCAGGCGGCGCGCGCCGCGTGCAAGCGGCATATCCCGTTCATCCAGTCCACCGTGTCCGTCTGCCCGCTCGCGGAGGTGGCGGCCGCCGCCGACAAGCCGATCTGGTTCCAGCTGTACGTGCTGAAGGACCGCGCATTCATGCGCGACGTTCTGCAGCGCGCCAAGGCGCTCGGCGCCTCGACCCTCGTATTCACCGTGGACATGCCGGTACCGGGCGCGCGCTACCGCGACGCCCACAGCGGCATGAGCGGCCCGAACGGCCCGCTGCGCCGCATGCTGCAGGCCATCACGCACCCGCGCTGGGCCTGGGACGTGGGCCTGTTCGGCCGCCCCCACGACCTGGGCAATATCTCCGCCTACCGGGGCAATCCGACCGGGCTGGCGGACTATATCGGCTGGCTGGGTGCCAACTTCGACCCGGCGATCGGCTGGCAGGACCTGCAATGGATCCGCGACGAGTGGGAAGGCCCGATGATCATCAAGGGCATCCTGGAGCCGGACGACGCGCGCGACGCGCTGGCCTTCGGTGCCGATGGCGTGGTGGTGTCGAACCACGGCGGCCGCCAGCTCGACGGCGCGCTGTCGACGGCCAGGGCACTGCCGGCCATCGCCGAGGCGGTAAAGGGGAAAATGACGATCTTCGCCGACGGCGGCGCGCGCACCGGCACCGACGTGTTCCGGCTGCTCGCGCTGGGGGCGGACGGCGTGCTGCTGGGACGCGCCTTCGTTTACGCGCTGGCGGTGCAGGGCGAAGCCGGCATCGCGAAGCTGCTGGCCATCATGGAGAAGGATATCCGGACCAATATGGTGCTGACCGGCGTGAAGTCGCTGCGCGAAGTGGGGCCGCACCTGCTGGCGCGGTGA
- the zwf gene encoding glucose-6-phosphate dehydrogenase — translation MIIFGGMGDLAMRKLLPALYMAHLHGNLPPATRIISTGRQSFDRAAYLNFVEEHSRSFISGGNFTEEAWRGFLQLLEFVRVDVQQDDLSALAAASRAGAERVFYLSTAPSLFTTICEKLAAAGLVDSQARVVLEKPLGSDLASAVEINEAVGKYFAESQIYRIDHYLGKETVQNLMVLRFGNSILEPLWRAPNISSVQITVAEEVGVGSRAGFYDGTGAMRDMVQNHLLQLLCIVAMEPPASLAPDAVRDEKLKVLRSLRRFNLATIARDTVRGQYIRGASGNQEVPGYLEEKNVPPDSSTETFVALRTYVDTWRWSKVPFYLRTGKRMERRSSKIVVEFANPPFPLFPETTGGVANRLVIELQPEEAIKLQVMAKQPGSGMNMQQVALNLDLHSAFTERRAEAYERLLIDVVRGRLTHFMRRDELEAAWEWADPIIDGWATLAEKPRPYAAGTMGPAESFALLARDGFSWVA, via the coding sequence ATGATCATCTTCGGCGGGATGGGCGACCTGGCCATGCGCAAGCTGCTGCCGGCGCTGTACATGGCCCATCTGCACGGCAACCTGCCGCCCGCCACCCGCATCATCTCGACCGGGCGCCAGAGCTTCGACCGCGCCGCCTACCTGAACTTCGTCGAGGAACACTCGCGGTCCTTCATCAGCGGCGGCAACTTCACGGAAGAGGCATGGCGCGGTTTCCTGCAGCTGCTCGAGTTCGTTCGTGTCGACGTGCAGCAGGATGACCTGTCCGCCCTGGCCGCCGCCTCGCGCGCCGGCGCCGAGCGCGTGTTCTACCTGTCCACCGCGCCGTCGCTGTTCACGACCATCTGCGAAAAGCTGGCCGCCGCCGGCCTCGTTGACAGCCAGGCGCGCGTGGTGCTGGAAAAGCCGCTGGGCAGCGACCTGGCCTCGGCCGTGGAGATCAACGAAGCGGTGGGCAAGTACTTCGCCGAATCGCAGATCTACCGCATCGACCATTACCTGGGCAAGGAAACCGTGCAGAACCTGATGGTGCTGCGCTTCGGTAACTCGATCCTGGAACCGCTGTGGCGCGCGCCGAACATTTCCAGCGTGCAGATCACGGTGGCGGAGGAAGTGGGCGTGGGCAGCCGCGCCGGCTTCTACGACGGCACCGGCGCGATGCGCGACATGGTGCAGAACCACCTGCTGCAACTGCTGTGCATCGTAGCGATGGAACCGCCGGCCTCGCTGGCGCCGGACGCGGTACGCGATGAAAAGCTGAAAGTGCTGCGCTCGCTGCGCCGCTTCAACCTTGCCACGATCGCGCGCGACACCGTGCGCGGCCAGTACATCCGGGGCGCCAGCGGCAACCAGGAAGTGCCCGGCTACCTGGAGGAGAAGAACGTGCCGCCGGACAGCAGTACGGAAACCTTCGTGGCGCTGCGCACCTATGTCGACACGTGGCGCTGGTCCAAGGTGCCCTTCTACCTGCGCACCGGCAAGCGCATGGAGCGCCGCTCGTCGAAGATCGTGGTGGAATTCGCCAACCCGCCGTTCCCGCTGTTCCCGGAAACTACCGGCGGCGTGGCCAACCGGCTCGTGATCGAGCTGCAGCCGGAAGAGGCGATCAAGCTGCAGGTGATGGCCAAGCAGCCCGGCAGCGGCATGAACATGCAGCAGGTGGCGCTGAACCTCGACCTGCACTCGGCCTTCACGGAGCGCCGCGCGGAAGCCTACGAGCGCCTGCTGATCGACGTGGTGCGCGGCCGCCTCACCCACTTCATGCGCCGCGACGAGCTGGAAGCGGCCTGGGAATGGGCCGACCCGATCATCGACGGCTGGGCCACGCTGGCCGAGAAGCCGCGGCCGTACGCTGCCGGCACGATGGGCCCGGCGGAATCGTTCGCGCTGCTGGCGCGGGATGGGTTCTCCTGGGTGGCATGA